Below is a genomic region from Brassica rapa cultivar Chiifu-401-42 chromosome A08, CAAS_Brap_v3.01, whole genome shotgun sequence.
TTCAAACCGAGAGCGGACCACCACAAGAACTTTGAGTCATCAAGCGAGTGGTCTCTCTTCACGAGCTCAGACGAAGCTTCATTCACCACAGAATCAACCAGGGACTCTTTCAGCACCGTGGACTACACAGATGGGTGCAACGTCTTAGACTCTTCCTCTCCTTTCTCCATCTTCAACAACTTACGCCACAACGTGGAGCCGTCGCCGCACAACACCGTCGCCTGCAGAATGTTCTCAGGTACCAAGTCAGAAACCCGGTATTTCGTGGAGGAAGAAACGAATCACAACAACACGGTCGTGATGGACTCAGCACCAACATCCCATGACTATTACCAGCAGAGTATGTATGTAAACTATGAGACTAACCCAGGGTTTAACTGTCAGGATCAAACTTACAGTTATGAACAAAActggtagtagtagtagtagtagaagAGAGTAGAGAGGATTCTGTTCTGAACCTCCcatgatttttaaatatgtttagaTCTCTCTTAGGGATACTTAACTCGAGTGCcctaatccttttttttttgtctttatgaTATATCTATATTTGGTTCAGGGCAAATGTTCAGTCTCATTTTACCATATTTTTCCTGTTTCTGTATATTCTTACTCTAATTGTGAGCTACACTCAAGCCACCATGTAAGCCGAGTAAATGGAAGTCACTAGTTACCAAACCCTGAAAAAAACTGTGCAGGTGTGTAACCAAATAAACTGCAAACGCAAGTCACTATCTGAAAACACAATAGAAGTTGTTGTCCCTCTTTCATATTTATGTGCTTGAAGCTCTTTAGAATTTAGAAATGTGTAGTAAAGTATAATAACTTTAGAAGACATGATATTTCATTTTCTCTTCTAGTCTACTAAGATACACCTTGGAAGATCTATATCTTGCTTCAAACATGCAATCATTTTCACTAGTATATATGagaaataatttacatattacTTGTTTTACTATGGCTTGTTTGGACATACCGTCCCCGCCTAAGATCAAGTTGGTAGGAAACTAACAGATTTGgtgaaaaggaaagaaagagacaTGTTTTTGTCATGCTTACCACCTTTGTCCGTTGATAAATATTCTCAACCGCAGACccaaaaagatatatattattgtttccTTCTTATAAAAGAAATGTAAACACACCAAACATTTTCAGATTTAAGCTTTCTTCTTACTTCTTAGAGGGGACAATATAATTGATTCTAGTTTTTGTAAGCCAACCATCATGATCAGTTTCCAAAAAGAATGGATACTTACACTTGTATCGTCGTGAGCCTCTGCATCGCGTTGTTTGCTATCAATCTAGTGTTTTCTTGTTTCACCTGCTTCTCTATTCTTCATAGCTTTGTAACAGATACAAAGCAGGATTTGAATGACCTCAGGAAGAATCTTATTGGGCGAGAAGAAGGTAAACAAGATGATGAGAAGGTAATAATCATTGCAGTCCCAAGAAACAAAGGATTAGCCGACTCCATGGATGGTGATGATTGTGGTGGCCAAGATTGCTCCCAGGATATTTGTACTTGTTGAAGAAAGTTTGGTTTCTATTTTCATTACACAATACTTAAAATCATGTTTTGCAATTTTTCTTTGATCATTCATACTTGTGAATGGTTCAATACCAGGGCTGAGACTTGAGAGTAGGAGCATCACATCCATAGAAATA
It encodes:
- the LOC103835973 gene encoding uncharacterized protein LOC103835973, with amino-acid sequence MDTYTCIVVSLCIALFAINLVFSCFTCFSILHSFVTDTKQDLNDLRKNLIGREEGKQDDEKVIIIAVPRNKGLADSMDGDDCGGQDCSQDICTC